A stretch of Candidatus Nitrosotenuis cloacae DNA encodes these proteins:
- a CDS encoding pyridoxamine 5'-phosphate oxidase family protein, which translates to MVKISDEILQLIIREQEVVFVGTVDRLGIPNISPRNVIAILDDEKIVFADAFMNKTYSNMKSWSHVTVAIVDKANRGGFQLKGTAEEITDPQLVLQATKKLRDLGFTTGPTMVWALNVQEIYSIKPSESSKNPLIPAYG; encoded by the coding sequence ATGGTAAAGATCTCCGATGAGATACTGCAGCTAATAATTAGGGAGCAGGAGGTGGTGTTTGTTGGAACCGTTGACAGGTTAGGCATCCCAAACATCTCGCCGCGTAACGTGATTGCAATACTGGATGACGAAAAGATAGTCTTTGCTGACGCGTTTATGAACAAGACATATTCCAACATGAAATCGTGGTCACATGTAACTGTAGCAATAGTGGACAAGGCAAACAGGGGTGGATTTCAGCTAAAAGGCACCGCCGAGGAGATAACTGACCCTCAGCTGGTATTGCAGGCTACAAAGAAGCTAAGGGACTTGGGATTCACTACTGGGCCGACAATGGTGTGGGCCTTGAACGTGCAGGAGATCTACTCTATAAAGCCAAGCGAGTCATCAAAGAACCCACTGATTCCCGCATATGGTTGA
- a CDS encoding cyclic nucleotide-binding/CBS domain-containing protein: MSIKEIMKKPITIGNDSTMHDALRKILQHNISRVLVTDDTGAPTWIVTEKDLGFFLLADKSEKSLDQIPLSTIKKPIISVGHVASIKDSASVLLSKNIGSLGISNSEGVISGIITKTDLTRYYIDHFVGKKRVGDVMTVSYVSMHSEDSLDKVISEMLKQKVSRIILKDASDIPEGIMTFRDIFRISLTLGGEEKIVDNVDPTISVVFPRKGFVSDSGFGGTILAKELMQKNIVSVDYDDDLVTGCAEIIESNVHGVGVLINDKLSGILSKTDVMKAITQIG; this comes from the coding sequence ATGTCAATAAAAGAGATAATGAAAAAGCCAATCACAATAGGTAATGATTCCACCATGCATGATGCGCTGAGAAAAATCCTTCAGCATAACATAAGTCGGGTGCTTGTCACAGATGACACCGGAGCTCCAACATGGATTGTAACAGAAAAGGATCTCGGATTCTTTTTGCTTGCAGATAAAAGCGAGAAAAGCCTAGATCAGATCCCGCTTTCGACAATTAAAAAACCGATAATCTCTGTTGGCCATGTTGCCAGCATCAAAGACTCGGCGTCCGTACTTTTGAGCAAAAACATAGGCTCGCTTGGGATAAGCAACAGTGAGGGGGTTATCTCTGGAATTATCACAAAGACGGATCTGACTAGGTACTACATTGATCACTTTGTGGGCAAAAAAAGGGTAGGCGACGTCATGACCGTGTCGTACGTGTCGATGCATTCGGAAGACTCACTGGACAAGGTCATATCTGAAATGCTAAAGCAAAAGGTGTCACGAATTATCCTAAAGGACGCCTCGGATATTCCGGAGGGAATAATGACGTTCCGTGATATCTTTAGGATTTCGTTAACTCTGGGAGGGGAGGAAAAGATAGTGGACAATGTGGATCCTACCATATCTGTTGTATTTCCAAGAAAGGGGTTTGTTTCTGATTCCGGATTTGGCGGCACAATTTTGGCAAAAGAATTGATGCAAAAAAACATAGTTTCAGTAGACTATGACGACGATCTTGTTACAGGTTGTGCCGAGATTATTGAGAGTAATGTCCATGGAGTTGGCGTTCTGATCAACGACAAGCTGTCGGGAATACTAAGCAAAACCGATGTGATGAAGGCAATAACCCAGATTGGCTGA
- a CDS encoding CBS domain-containing protein — protein MKISECTLRSLLPVSMTTAPCVSIQRHAKVDEAVGLLVPYLESMTDSLVVTGDNNEPIGIVGGREIIEKVLSNPSKSMFESTIDGIMSREVTKVSGTTKIREIIEDWKRTGRAFSIIPNALGGYSVISARKLLEVGKISMTDMKISEIPEKKTLTFKMDATVGDIINMMLKHQTRKILLENTNQFISDRIIIEKIVTDFEYLKHTADFLNLPITNFGLEYAKVISKDLMVNELSSIMFGMMHPYVVFKGHAISPWDICLALLSDKMEEYP, from the coding sequence ATGAAGATCTCTGAGTGCACGCTACGCTCCCTTTTACCTGTATCTATGACAACTGCCCCATGCGTGAGCATACAACGACATGCCAAGGTGGATGAGGCTGTCGGTCTACTTGTTCCATACCTAGAATCGATGACAGATTCGCTAGTAGTGACAGGCGACAACAACGAGCCCATCGGAATAGTCGGAGGACGCGAGATTATTGAAAAGGTGCTATCAAATCCGTCAAAGAGCATGTTTGAGAGCACCATTGATGGTATAATGTCAAGAGAGGTGACAAAGGTGTCCGGCACCACGAAGATCAGAGAAATAATAGAGGATTGGAAGAGGACGGGCCGTGCATTTTCAATAATTCCAAATGCGTTGGGTGGATATTCCGTAATTTCTGCCCGCAAGCTGTTGGAGGTAGGCAAGATATCCATGACGGACATGAAGATCTCGGAGATTCCAGAGAAAAAAACTCTCACATTTAAGATGGACGCAACTGTAGGCGACATAATAAACATGATGCTAAAGCATCAAACTCGCAAAATTCTACTTGAGAATACCAACCAGTTCATAAGTGACAGAATAATCATAGAAAAAATCGTAACCGATTTTGAATATCTGAAACATACTGCGGACTTTTTGAATTTGCCCATAACCAACTTTGGTCTGGAATATGCAAAGGTCATATCAAAGGACCTAATGGTAAACGAACTTTCAAGCATAATGTTTGGTATGATGCACCCGTACGTGGTGTTCAAAGGTCACGCAATCAGTCCGTGGGACATATGCCTTGCCTTACTTTCAGACAAGATGGAAGAGTATCCATAA
- a CDS encoding histidine kinase — translation MSKNTPEVVPDKIDSPISLKIITLIIASAISFHFGGYFFLGSEDFELATSIFSIASPLITGIAAATIATRYIFSKIFFRAYLCLAIAYVCAGIGEILFILYDYVLGEPAFPSVADLFFIPFYPLVLVHLVLNISFFRTKFNPKTIIWMSTLPIAIMILYLNLAWGTERDAQFFLSIYYIAVSSIALTMTIYGASVFRQGVLGKAWLLLLFGIIPFSAADLIYYYIETEYGYTLDHPVNLLWYAGYWIVIYALYKHKKIL, via the coding sequence ATGTCAAAAAACACTCCGGAAGTGGTTCCAGACAAGATTGATAGTCCAATCAGTCTCAAAATTATTACATTAATAATAGCAAGCGCAATTTCATTTCATTTTGGTGGTTATTTTTTTCTTGGTTCAGAAGATTTTGAATTAGCTACATCTATTTTTTCAATTGCAAGTCCGCTAATAACAGGAATAGCTGCAGCAACAATAGCGACCAGATATATTTTTTCAAAGATTTTCTTTAGAGCGTATTTGTGTTTGGCAATTGCATATGTTTGTGCAGGAATAGGAGAAATACTCTTTATTCTATACGACTACGTACTCGGAGAACCGGCATTTCCATCTGTTGCAGATTTATTTTTCATTCCATTTTACCCTCTTGTTTTAGTTCATTTAGTTTTGAATATTTCATTTTTTAGAACGAAGTTTAACCCAAAGACAATCATATGGATGAGTACTTTGCCAATTGCAATAATGATACTTTATCTAAATCTAGCGTGGGGAACAGAGCGAGATGCGCAATTCTTTCTATCAATTTACTATATTGCTGTATCATCAATTGCACTTACAATGACAATCTATGGGGCAAGCGTCTTTCGTCAGGGAGTTTTGGGTAAAGCATGGCTTTTGTTACTTTTTGGAATAATTCCATTCTCTGCGGCAGATTTAATTTATTACTATATTGAAACAGAATACGGATACACCTTAGATCATCCAGTCAATTTGTTATGGTATGCAGGATATTGGATTGTCATATACGCACTTTACAAACACAAGAAAATTCTCTGA
- a CDS encoding SET domain-containing protein-lysine N-methyltransferase: protein MSISSSVKISRTQEKGKGLFAKTPIRKNQQILKISRNLSLRPHIESSLNSIQIDDDTYIDVDKQDTWQYINHSCSPNSMLDLDSLSFVAISNISVGEEITFHYCTTEFDLAAKNEDFLCKCNSTNCLKRIKGFNHLTKSQKQSLIQILIPYTLRKLKLGSNKIEILPGKPKYDVRISKNNV, encoded by the coding sequence TTGTCTATTTCATCTAGTGTTAAAATCTCAAGAACACAAGAAAAAGGAAAAGGTCTTTTTGCAAAAACACCTATAAGAAAAAACCAACAAATTCTAAAGATTAGCCGAAATCTTTCACTCCGTCCGCACATAGAATCATCATTAAACTCAATTCAAATTGATGATGATACATACATTGATGTTGACAAGCAAGACACTTGGCAGTATATCAATCACAGTTGTTCTCCAAACTCTATGCTTGATCTGGATAGTCTCTCATTCGTAGCTATAAGCAATATCTCTGTAGGTGAGGAAATTACATTTCATTACTGTACTACAGAATTCGACTTGGCCGCAAAAAATGAAGATTTTCTATGTAAGTGTAATTCCACAAATTGCCTTAAAAGAATTAAAGGATTTAATCATCTCACAAAAAGCCAAAAACAATCTCTGATTCAAATCTTGATTCCGTACACTCTGAGAAAGCTAAAACTGGGTTCTAATAAAATTGAAATTCTTCCTGGTAAGCCAAAATATGATGTGCGTATCTCAAAAAACAATGTATGA
- a CDS encoding SET domain-containing protein, whose product MLSNKIEKRESVISGIGLFAKEDITKGELVWWPTSDTIDKIHVDRLNELSEEKRKHWIKNAYQMGVYLYLDTDDATYMNHSCDPNVINSDDESLLIARRDIVKDEEITWNYLPYMNQYLVFQCSCSSKNCIGVVKKGTMTKMI is encoded by the coding sequence TTGCTTAGCAATAAAATAGAGAAACGCGAGTCTGTAATAAGCGGAATTGGTCTTTTTGCAAAAGAGGACATAACTAAAGGAGAACTTGTGTGGTGGCCAACATCGGATACTATTGATAAAATTCATGTTGATAGATTAAACGAACTGTCAGAAGAAAAGAGAAAACACTGGATCAAAAATGCGTATCAAATGGGTGTCTATCTTTACTTAGATACAGATGATGCTACATACATGAATCATAGTTGTGATCCAAATGTGATAAATAGTGATGATGAATCATTATTAATTGCAAGACGGGATATCGTTAAAGACGAAGAGATAACGTGGAACTATTTACCATACATGAATCAATATCTTGTTTTTCAGTGTTCATGCAGTAGCAAAAATTGTATCGGCGTGGTAAAAAAAGGCACAATGACAAAAATGATCTGA
- a CDS encoding type IV secretory system conjugative DNA transfer family protein — translation MKFGYLVNALQENALGIAPEDISRHLYILAASGSGKSTLIRNLYKHLECANRTGVIPNSTIYIDIKDEDAKLFVRQCEPTSFERDNVAYLDINHMEFGFNLLELPKHSKLDRELLVSRMVGHIIEMIREFYTQQQTFIQIERIMRLLLFYLYSNTDNPTIIDLYEIIIRLQRDGRSELERIFTAYKNVTGPEMRQSLNAISTLSKESWVPILNRVEMFATDEYLKKKFAVRHTTINFEKMLVPGNITIFRISDTETPKYAHGLAIMAIVLKIWFTIQSRASRTEQNKRSLVVLALDEFQRIKDSSIITAILSQARTYNLGLILSHQNLSQIDTSLLETVIGNTASQIYGRVSGIDAIRIAKAIDPHFAKELTDQITTQADFVFTARTRPASGQQYGLPVQFRALTPPPLILNEIETEEFIQKMKKHYKNSGAIRSVLNVEEDKKTEWIKMLKAEHRTEDEWKIIVFLRNNSGNLKQIVDVIDSSDRDKTRNVIQTLKEKDMIRIVKTTKIADQLVHEYTISEKARDMYFPTNFHSIGSAEDVDEVSKKALEYYLAKGFFISVATQIRKKGKPVCDMIAYDYQRGLPISIEIESRRHLYSHPEQVKFNMTKWKNLGFAECHVWSKSEKIDEIKMKLGEKADKVFTFIVKS, via the coding sequence TTGAAATTTGGCTATCTTGTGAACGCATTACAAGAGAACGCATTAGGTATAGCACCAGAAGACATTTCCAGGCATCTTTACATATTAGCTGCTTCAGGAAGCGGTAAATCCACATTGATTAGAAATTTGTATAAACATCTAGAATGTGCAAATCGTACTGGTGTTATTCCAAATTCGACCATTTACATAGATATCAAAGACGAGGATGCAAAATTATTCGTACGACAATGTGAACCAACGTCATTTGAGAGAGATAATGTAGCTTATCTCGATATCAATCACATGGAATTTGGTTTTAATCTTTTAGAGCTACCAAAACATTCCAAATTAGACAGAGAATTACTAGTAAGTAGAATGGTAGGACACATAATAGAAATGATTCGTGAATTCTACACACAACAACAGACTTTCATTCAGATTGAGCGCATAATGCGGCTTTTACTATTTTATCTTTATTCAAATACTGATAATCCCACAATTATTGATCTCTACGAGATAATAATACGATTACAAAGAGACGGACGATCTGAGCTCGAACGGATTTTTACAGCATACAAAAATGTCACCGGTCCAGAAATGAGACAATCACTAAATGCAATTTCCACGTTATCAAAAGAATCATGGGTGCCAATATTAAATAGAGTCGAAATGTTTGCAACCGATGAATATCTGAAGAAGAAATTTGCAGTAAGGCATACCACAATCAATTTTGAAAAAATGCTTGTTCCTGGAAACATAACAATTTTTCGAATTTCAGACACCGAAACTCCGAAGTATGCACATGGTTTAGCAATAATGGCAATTGTTCTCAAGATCTGGTTTACAATTCAGAGTAGAGCGAGTAGAACTGAGCAGAACAAGCGTTCTCTAGTTGTTTTAGCTCTGGATGAATTCCAAAGAATCAAAGATTCGTCCATAATTACAGCCATTTTATCACAAGCGCGCACATATAATCTCGGTCTAATTCTATCCCATCAAAATCTTTCACAAATAGATACAAGTCTTTTAGAAACAGTGATTGGAAATACGGCAAGTCAGATTTACGGTAGAGTTTCTGGAATAGATGCAATTAGAATTGCTAAAGCAATTGACCCACATTTTGCAAAAGAATTAACAGATCAAATCACAACACAAGCAGATTTTGTATTTACTGCCAGAACTAGGCCAGCATCAGGACAGCAGTATGGATTGCCTGTTCAGTTTAGAGCGCTAACTCCACCACCATTAATACTTAATGAGATAGAAACCGAAGAGTTTATTCAAAAAATGAAAAAACATTACAAAAATTCTGGAGCAATTCGATCCGTATTGAATGTTGAAGAAGATAAAAAAACAGAATGGATTAAGATGCTTAAAGCAGAGCATAGAACCGAAGATGAATGGAAAATAATTGTATTTTTACGAAATAATAGTGGTAATTTGAAACAGATTGTTGACGTAATAGATAGTAGTGACAGGGATAAAACACGAAATGTAATACAAACGCTAAAAGAAAAAGACATGATTAGAATTGTCAAAACTACAAAAATAGCAGATCAATTGGTGCACGAATATACAATTTCAGAAAAGGCCAGAGACATGTATTTTCCTACCAATTTTCATAGTATTGGAAGTGCTGAAGATGTCGATGAGGTATCTAAGAAGGCGCTAGAGTACTATTTAGCAAAAGGATTTTTCATAAGTGTGGCAACTCAAATACGCAAAAAAGGTAAACCTGTTTGCGACATGATTGCATATGATTATCAGAGAGGATTACCAATATCAATTGAGATTGAATCTAGAAGACATTTGTACAGTCACCCAGAGCAAGTAAAATTCAACATGACAAAATGGAAAAATCTAGGATTTGCAGAATGTCATGTATGGTCAAAATCTGAAAAAATAGATGAGATAAAGATGAAATTAGGAGAAAAGGCAGATAAAGTATTCACGTTTATTGTAAAATCATAA
- a CDS encoding DMT family transporter, giving the protein MNDLTKLFVNRKNLTLGVTYGLLAASLEATVNVVPKPLLDQEYGTDITEPMMLVSIIYIINCLLFTPFTRKDNAIKNLKRKTVLLLVIIGFIEVLSTIFFLYGLRETTAVNATILLNSEIVFGILIAFIFLMERIQRHEILPIIMIVVGSTIIPFTKDMLFQDHVGNENIFTANVLGDSYVLIAGLLLGLVTCLYRYVAEFVTLSRIMQITSGVGGIVGVSFIVIFDIPITFDLSQLPSTLFVGIFGIGISAFCYIYALKLIGAVRTIIIFSSTAIFGIIFANIMLLETISFENIISVILVIGGIIFLRNKVSDK; this is encoded by the coding sequence GTGAACGATCTAACTAAGCTTTTTGTAAATAGAAAAAATCTCACATTAGGGGTTACATACGGCCTTCTTGCAGCGTCACTTGAAGCCACAGTCAACGTTGTTCCAAAACCTCTGTTGGATCAAGAGTATGGAACTGACATAACAGAGCCCATGATGTTGGTATCAATAATCTACATCATAAACTGCCTATTGTTTACACCATTCACAAGAAAAGACAATGCAATAAAAAATCTAAAACGCAAGACGGTATTACTGTTAGTTATCATTGGATTTATCGAGGTATTGAGTACAATTTTCTTTTTGTATGGATTACGAGAAACAACTGCAGTGAATGCTACAATTTTACTTAATAGTGAAATAGTTTTTGGAATATTGATTGCGTTCATTTTTCTCATGGAGCGAATACAACGACATGAGATTCTTCCAATAATCATGATCGTAGTAGGTTCAACAATAATCCCATTCACCAAAGATATGCTATTCCAAGATCATGTTGGAAATGAAAACATATTCACAGCAAACGTATTAGGTGACTCATATGTTTTGATTGCAGGTCTATTACTTGGATTGGTCACATGCCTCTACAGATACGTAGCTGAATTTGTCACATTAAGTAGGATCATGCAAATTACATCAGGGGTTGGAGGTATAGTAGGTGTTTCATTCATAGTAATTTTCGACATACCAATTACATTCGATTTGTCACAATTACCTAGCACATTGTTTGTGGGAATTTTTGGAATTGGAATTTCCGCTTTTTGTTATATATATGCACTAAAGCTAATCGGCGCAGTAAGAACAATCATAATTTTTTCATCTACTGCGATTTTTGGGATCATATTTGCAAATATAATGCTATTAGAGACAATTTCATTTGAGAATATCATATCCGTCATATTGGTTATTGGAGGCATAATTTTTCTTAGAAATAAAGTATCAGATAAATAA
- a CDS encoding signal peptidase I produces the protein MKSSTTKSIIKDIIIVAVGVAAIWIGLQIVFGTQNPFYVVSSGSMIPVLQVYDVLVVDGKVPFEEIQIGDIIVFNRPNGHDRVIVHRVAAVMAEDPKTIRTKGDANPLSIPGTDYPITDEEYIGKVAYVIPQVGYVTRILAPPINYIIIAVIIGIMVVKQYAGKKKQPPKFGDDSEPQIDQPKEGFEKASDAEYTDVFGAKPSVKSDDDQDRTPR, from the coding sequence ATGAAATCTAGTACGACAAAGAGCATCATTAAAGACATTATCATTGTTGCAGTCGGTGTTGCCGCAATCTGGATCGGACTCCAGATAGTATTTGGCACGCAGAACCCGTTCTATGTGGTATCAAGCGGCAGCATGATTCCGGTTTTGCAGGTATACGATGTCTTGGTAGTGGATGGGAAGGTTCCTTTTGAGGAGATACAGATTGGAGATATCATCGTGTTTAATCGCCCAAATGGCCATGACAGGGTAATAGTGCACCGTGTAGCAGCAGTCATGGCAGAGGACCCAAAAACCATCAGGACCAAGGGTGATGCAAATCCGCTGTCAATTCCAGGAACAGATTATCCCATAACAGATGAGGAATATATCGGAAAAGTGGCATACGTGATTCCCCAGGTGGGATATGTAACAAGGATTCTTGCACCTCCAATCAACTACATCATAATTGCAGTCATCATAGGCATAATGGTGGTAAAGCAGTATGCTGGCAAAAAGAAGCAGCCACCTAAATTTGGCGACGATTCAGAGCCGCAGATAGATCAGCCAAAGGAGGGTTTTGAGAAGGCATCAGATGCGGAATACACAGATGTGTTTGGTGCGAAGCCAAGCGTAAAATCCGACGATGATCAAGACAGAACCCCACGGTAG
- a CDS encoding PRC-barrel domain-containing protein gives MSSELRLKKLRGSGGYVMAQVTDEQQRKGNLGGPDLFLAPIGRLEQEKISKYYCNTCEKDFEGGPKIEYESPNEEVAQNLILLERGQYMCTTCGSTIAEYREFQKQDQQADVGLAKPTTFEQVASVDPAPQDFAQTVAPVSTPAPASQSGSVNSIVGMIVYDTNAKRVGIAKQVGVDTSHQVVLIVAGNDGRDVTIPWNNIKKIGEIVLLGDGPQSGQASQAKCVSCGFENKQGSKFCESCGTKI, from the coding sequence ATGAGTTCCGAGCTTCGCCTAAAAAAACTAAGGGGATCCGGAGGATATGTTATGGCTCAGGTAACCGATGAGCAGCAGAGAAAAGGAAATCTTGGCGGACCAGATCTGTTTTTGGCGCCAATCGGCAGACTAGAGCAGGAAAAAATTTCAAAGTATTACTGTAATACGTGTGAGAAGGATTTTGAGGGAGGCCCGAAGATCGAGTATGAGTCGCCTAACGAGGAGGTGGCACAGAATTTGATTCTTTTGGAAAGGGGGCAATACATGTGCACCACGTGTGGATCTACCATCGCGGAATACCGAGAGTTTCAAAAGCAGGACCAGCAGGCAGACGTCGGACTTGCAAAGCCGACTACCTTTGAGCAGGTAGCATCAGTCGATCCCGCCCCGCAGGATTTTGCCCAGACAGTTGCACCGGTTTCTACACCTGCTCCAGCTTCCCAGTCAGGTTCCGTCAACTCCATTGTTGGCATGATAGTATACGACACAAATGCAAAACGAGTTGGCATCGCAAAACAGGTAGGCGTTGACACATCGCATCAGGTGGTACTGATTGTAGCAGGAAACGACGGTCGGGATGTGACCATACCTTGGAACAACATCAAAAAAATCGGCGAGATAGTATTACTAGGAGATGGCCCACAGTCAGGCCAGGCTTCACAGGCAAAATGTGTATCTTGCGGCTTTGAGAACAAACAGGGCTCAAAGTTTTGCGAGAGTTGTGGAACCAAGATATAA
- the trxA gene encoding thioredoxin, with product MALAHVSNAKDWQTQVVDSPNPVFVDFWAEWCGPCRMVGPVVEELAKDYEGKVSFVKVNVDEANELAAKYNIFSIPTLMLIHKGQVVAQQVGAASKESYKNMIDRALSKA from the coding sequence ATGGCATTAGCTCATGTTTCAAACGCAAAAGATTGGCAGACACAAGTAGTTGACTCGCCAAATCCTGTTTTTGTAGACTTTTGGGCAGAATGGTGCGGTCCATGCAGAATGGTAGGACCAGTAGTTGAAGAACTTGCCAAGGACTACGAAGGCAAGGTCAGCTTTGTCAAAGTAAACGTGGATGAGGCAAACGAACTGGCAGCAAAATACAACATATTTTCAATCCCGACCCTTATGCTGATACACAAGGGCCAAGTCGTGGCTCAGCAGGTTGGCGCCGCATCAAAGGAATCCTACAAAAACATGATAGATCGAGCGCTGTCAAAAGCCTAA
- a CDS encoding zinc ribbon domain-containing protein, with protein MSLGEVDTLNLLSEKLDNLFKDSQGYYESFLDANTMYKQGKLSDKEFFEKMGDYIVAYSALEFLAIKVLFEMKKALDRVGAGSLGTTQSPGLMPGMSPGMMGGMPGRVPVMPAQSPGRPPSVVSAQDAFSAPGTLPSPDPALMPRSTPSSRCPGCGSDVRAGSKFCTKCGFKL; from the coding sequence ATGTCATTAGGAGAAGTAGACACTCTCAATCTTTTATCTGAAAAGTTGGATAATCTGTTCAAGGACTCGCAGGGGTACTATGAATCGTTTTTGGACGCAAACACCATGTACAAGCAGGGCAAGCTCTCCGACAAGGAATTCTTTGAAAAAATGGGTGATTACATTGTTGCATATTCTGCACTAGAGTTTCTTGCAATCAAGGTCCTCTTTGAGATGAAAAAAGCACTAGACAGGGTCGGCGCAGGCAGTCTTGGCACAACACAGTCTCCAGGACTGATGCCTGGAATGAGTCCTGGCATGATGGGTGGAATGCCTGGCCGTGTACCAGTAATGCCGGCACAATCGCCTGGAAGGCCGCCATCTGTAGTGTCCGCGCAAGATGCATTCAGCGCCCCTGGAACGCTTCCGTCGCCCGATCCAGCATTGATGCCGCGCTCTACGCCCTCAAGCAGATGTCCTGGCTGCGGCTCTGATGTCAGGGCCGGCTCAAAGTTCTGCACAAAGTGCGGCTTTAAGCTCTAA